One region of Cucurbita pepo subsp. pepo cultivar mu-cu-16 chromosome LG03, ASM280686v2, whole genome shotgun sequence genomic DNA includes:
- the LOC111791912 gene encoding growth-regulating factor 9, producing the protein MEVHPLQSFPSSETGRGLRRRKTDEAATAAMMMKVKKESNQTENDELSAPVSPSINLGLQIGTNSAGSRNERTSIVHRSRESLITVGQLQELEQQVLIHKYLAAGLRVPTHLLVPIWKSVARTLGSNVNVIGFNPVGFDYGSMMEPEPWRCRRTDGKKWRCSRKTVPHQKYCERHMHRGRQRSRKPVEASENDSSSKKILLNNPDRDIRCTLDVTTAIPFPHVGAVVPEPKTVSIARSKSATETITSSMRGASAIGMSCADATKTIRMIPSSALNTTATCITTVPNINPTATTSIPTSYIVNLKDACNMNFRENCSKSRNDFGRNDINIQKITSPGLGFSPNSVLQVSGCSSSLCDSKINLECEPGRCRRTDGKKWRCRRDIIPNQKYCSLHMHRGSKKHLKPSQNAPVLAPSAATYGSSLLPTPLKKLEPATPNTNLSMSIQADDKQRHNEARNNASSSSETTITDTTITA; encoded by the exons ATGGAAGTTCATCCGCTTCAGAGCTTTCCTTCTTCGGAAACTG GGAGAGGATTAAGACGGCGGAAGACCGATGAGGCGGCGACGGCCGCGATGATGATGAAGGTTAAAAAGGAGAGTAATCAGACGGAAAACGACGAGCTATCGGCTCCGGTATCGCCATCTATTAATCTCGGGCTACAAATTGGCACGAATTCGGCGGGAAGTCGAAACGAGAGAACCTCGATTGTTCACCGGTCGAGGGAGTCGCTTATTACGGTTGGTCAATTGCAGGAGCTTGAGCAGCAGGTTCTTATTCACAAATACCTTGCTGCTGGTCTCCGTGTTCCTACTCACCTTCTCGTTCCAATTTGGAAGAGTGTTGCCAGGACCTTGGGCTCTAATGTCAATG TTATCGGATTCAATCCTGTGGGATTTGATTACGGAAGTATGATGGAGCCTGAGCCATGGAGATGCAGAAGAACTGATGGGAAGAAATGGAGATGTAGCCGGAAAACTGTCCCGCATCAGAAATACTGTGAACGGCACATGCATAGAGGTCGACAGCGTTCAAGAAAGCCTGTGGAAGCTTCAGAAAACGACTcttcatcaaagaaaattctgCTCAATAATCCAGATAGAGATATAAGATGTACGCTTGATGTTACCACTGCTATCCCCTTTCCCCACGTTGGTGCTGTAGTCCCTGAGCCCAAAACAGTTTCCATCGCCCGTTCGAAATCAGCTACTGAAACAATTACCAGCAGCATGCGTGGTGCATCGGCCATCGGTATGAGCTGTGCTGATGCAACTAAAACCATTAGAATGATCCCTTCCAGTGCCCTAAACACCACTGCTACATGTATTACAACAGTTCCCAATATTAATCCAACTGCTACTACCAGCATTCCCACTAGCTATATAGTCAACTTGAAAGATGCTTGCAACATGAATTTTCGTGAGAATTGCAGCAAGAGCCGTAATGACTTTGGAAGAAATGATATCAATATCCAGAAGATCACATCTCCAGGTCTAGGGTTCTCTCCTAACAGCGTTCTTCAAG TTTCTGGCTGCAGCAGCTCGTTATGCGACAGTAAAATCAACCTTGAATGTGAACCCGGACGGTGTAGAAGAACGGATGGGAAGAAGTGGCGATGTCGGAGAGATATTATTCCAAATCAGAAATATTGTAGTCTGCATATGCACAGAGGTTCAAAGAAGCATTTGAAGCCTTCCCAGAATGCACCCGTCCTTGCCCCTTCTGCTGCTACCTATGGCTCTTCTCTGCTACCGACACCGCTCAAAAAACTCGAACCTGCAACCCCAAACACAAATCTTTCAATGTCAATCCAGGCTGACGACAAACAGAGACACAATGAAGCAAGGAACAACGCCAGCAGTAGCAGTGAGACCACCATTACCGACACCACGATCACGGCATAA